In the genome of Apodemus sylvaticus chromosome 2, mApoSyl1.1, whole genome shotgun sequence, one region contains:
- the Kcna1 gene encoding potassium voltage-gated channel subfamily A member 1, with protein sequence MTVMSGENADEASAAPGHPQDGSYPRQTDHDDHECCERVVINISGLRFETQLKTLAQFPNTLLGNPKKRMRYFDPLRNEYFFDRNRPSFDAILYYYQSGGRLRRPVNVPLDMFSEEIKFYELGEEAMEKFREDEGFIKEEERPLPEKEYQRQVWLLFEYPESSGPARVIAIVSVMVILISIVIFCLETLPELKDDKDFTGTIHRIDNTTVIYTSNIFTDPFFIVETLCIIWFSFELVVRFFACPSKTDFFKNIMNFIDIVAIIPYFITLGTEIAEQEGNQKGEQATSLAILRVIRLVRVFRIFKLSRHSKGLQILGQTLKASMRELGLLIFFLFIGVILFSSAVYFAEAEEAESHFSSIPDAFWWAVVSMTTVGYGDMYPVTIGGKIVGSLCAIAGVLTIALPVPVIVSNFNYFYHRETEGEEQAQLLHVSSPNLASDSDLSRRSSSTISKSEYMEIEEDMNNSIAHYRQPNIRTGNCTTADQNCVNKSKLLTDV encoded by the coding sequence ATGACGGTGATGTCCGGGGAGAATGCGGACGAGGCCTCGGCCGCTCCAGGTCACCCCCAGGATGGCAGCTACCCAAGGCAAACGGACCACGACGACCACGAATGCTGCGAGCGCGTGGTGATCAACATCTCCGGGCTGCGCTTCGAGACGCAGCTCAAGACTCTGGCACAGTTCCCCAACACACTGCTGGGCAACCCAAAGAAACGCATGCGCTACTTTGACCCCCTGAGGAATGAGTACTTCTTTGACCGCAACCGGCCCAGCTTCGATGCCATCCTTTATTATTACCAGTCTGGGGGCCGCCTGCGCAGGCCAGTCAACGTGCCCCTGGACATGTTCTCCGAGGAGATTAAATTTTACGAGCTGGGCGAGGAAGCCATGGAGAAGTTCCGGGAAGATGAGGGCTTCATCAAGGAAGAGGAGCGCCCCCTACCCGAGAAGGAGTACCAGCGCCAGGTGTGGCTGCTCTTTGAGTATCCGGAGAGCTCAGGACCTGCCCGGGTTATTGCCATCGTGTCTGTCATGGTCATCCTCATTTCCATAGTCATCTTTTGCCTGGAGACTCTCCCTGAGCTGAAGGATGACAAGGACTTCACGGGCACCATCCACCGCATCGACAACACCACAGTCATCTATACTTCCAACATCTTCACAGACCCTTTCTTCATTGTGGAAACCTTGTGTATTAtctggttctcttttgagctggTGGTGCGCTTCTTTGCCTGCCCCAGCAAGACAGACTTCTTTAAGAACATCATGAACTTCATCGACATTGTGGCCATCATCCCTTATTTCATTACCCTGGGCACGGAGATAGCTGAGCAGGAGGGAAATCAGAAGGGCGAGCAGGCCACTTCCCTGGCCATCCTCAGGGTCATCCGCTTGGTAAGGGTATTCAGAATCTTCAAACTCTCCCGCCACTCCAAGGGCCTTCAGATCCTGGGCCAGACCCTCAAAGCTAGCATGAGGGAGTTAGGGCTGCTCATCTTTTTCCTCTTCATTGGGGTCATACTGTTTTCTAGCGCAGTGTACTTTGCGGAGGCGGAAGAAGCTGAGTCGCACTTCTCCAGTATCCCCGATGCTTTCTGGTGGGCGGTGGTGTCCATGACCACTGTGGGATACGGTGACATGTACCCTGTGACAATTGGAGGCAAGATCGTGGGCTCCTTGTGTGCCATCGCTGGTGTGCTGACAATTGCCCTGCCCGTACCTGTCATTGTGTCCAATTTCAACTATTTCTACCACCGAGAAACTGAGGGGGAAGAGCAGGCTCAGTTGCTCCACGTTAGTTCTCCTAACTTAGCCTCTGACAGTGACCTCAGCCGCCGCAGCTCCTCTACTATCAGCAAGTCTGAGTACATGGAGATCGAAGAGGATATGAACAATAGTATAGCCCATTACAGACAGCCTAATATCAGAACTGGTAACTGCACCACAGCTGATCAAAACTGCGTTAATAAGAGCAAGCTCCTGACCGATGTTTAA